CTTTAAGGGTAATTATTTTGCGAAGTCTCTGCATTTTTTTCAAAAAATAAACCGCAGAGATCACCGTAAACTTTGTATTATAGATAGGCAGAAGCTGTCGACCGGTAGTTTTAACATTAGCGACCAGCACCTAAGCACGGTTCAAGGTGGTGATAATTGGCGCGACTATGGGGTGATGGTTTGCGGCGCTAATGTAGCCGCCATTAGTGATAACTTTGACCACTACTGGTATAGATCTAAAACCAAGTATCATCCCAAAACCCTACCTCATCACTTTTCTTTTTACTGGCATAATTTCAGCCATAAATCTAGAAAACGAAAAAACTACCTCTTAGTCAAAAAAATTAACCATGCCCAGCAACGTATTTGGATAGTCAGCGCTTATTTCGTCCCTTCGGGGCGGATTATTAAAGCACTGAAGCAGGCGGCGCAACGCGGTGTAGATATACGGGTAGTGGTGCCACGTAGTTCTGACGTTATTTTTTTCCCCTATCTTGCTAAGAGCTACTACCATGACCTGTTATCTTCAGGCATACGCATTCACGAATACTTACCCAGCTTTATACACGCCAAGGCTATGATTATCGATGAATTTTATTTACTAGGCAGCTCAAACTTAAATCACCGCAGCTCACTGCATGATTTAGAGCTGGATATTATACTCACTCATGCAGACAGCCAGCAGCAATTATGCAGTTTTATACTTGCCGATATAGATAAGGCCTATGAAATTAAACGGGACAATTTACAGCGCAGCATTAGTAATAAAGTCTTGGGGTTTATTGCTAGGCTGGTACGCCACTGGATGTAACTATGAGTAAAATAATCAAATGCCTATCCTACAATATACACAAAGGTTTTAGCACCAGTAACCGACGCTACTTGCTATCGGAAATACGCCACGCCATACGTGACGCTGATGCTGACTTAGTTTTTTTGCAGGAAGTATTAGGCCGCCA
Above is a window of Dasania marina DSM 21967 DNA encoding:
- a CDS encoding phospholipase D-like domain-containing protein, whose protein sequence is MDAVEPMPQRWQQERLFDNAEHYFADLIAAINQAEHSIAINFYIFNYDKTGRRIIEALAGAVSRKVDVRVLIDGIGSYQSGLKAALAMEKRGVQVRIFHPLPWQLSQYRRSVFKGNYFAKSLHFFQKINRRDHRKLCIIDRQKLSTGSFNISDQHLSTVQGGDNWRDYGVMVCGANVAAISDNFDHYWYRSKTKYHPKTLPHHFSFYWHNFSHKSRKRKNYLLVKKINHAQQRIWIVSAYFVPSGRIIKALKQAAQRGVDIRVVVPRSSDVIFFPYLAKSYYHDLLSSGIRIHEYLPSFIHAKAMIIDEFYLLGSSNLNHRSSLHDLELDIILTHADSQQQLCSFILADIDKAYEIKRDNLQRSISNKVLGFIARLVRHWM